The DNA segment TGGGTGAGAACCTCCTGCGGACGGTCCGGCCATGGGGAATCAGGCGGGCCGTCCTCGGGGGCACGAACGGAGCGGATGGGCTCGTGGCCGCCCACGACCGGGCTGCAACCGGCCTCCAACACGCCATCATCCAGACCCTCCGGCGCGAAGGTCCCCAGAGCCGGGCGGACCTGGCGCGGCGGCTGGGCGTCAACCGGAACAACCTGGCCGATCCCCTGGCGGCCCTGACGGCCGCGGGCTTCGTTCACGAGCCCAACCTGGCGGCCTCCACAGGGGGACGGAAGGCCCGTCTCGTGGAGTTGAACGCCCGGGCCGGCTTCATCGCCGCCGTCGACCTGGGGGCCACCAGCCTCGACGCCGCTGTGACCGACCTTCAGCTTCACATCCTGGCCGAGCGCAGCGAGCCCGTGGACGTGGCCCAGGGCCCCACCCTGATGCTGGAGCGGGCCACCCAGATGGTCCGGGCGCTCCTGGCCGATCTGGGCCTCACCCCCGACCGCCTGCTGGGCGTGGGTATGGGCGTGCCGGGTCCGGTCGACTACCGGCTGGGCCGGACCGTCTCGCCCCCCATCATGCCCGGGTGGAACCAGTTCCCCATCAAGGACCACCTGGCGGAAGCCTTCGGCTGCCCTGCCTACGTGGACAACGACGTGAACATCATGGCCCTCGGCGAGCAGTTCGCCGGCCTGGGCCGCGGCGCCGAGAGCTTCATCTTCGTCAAGCTGGGAACGGGCATCGGCGCCGGCATCGTGCTGGGAGGCCGCATCTACCGAGGGTCCGACGGTTGTGCGGGCGACATCGGCCACATGGCCGTGGACGGCTCCGACGTCCTCTGCCGCTGCGGGAACGTGGGCTGCCTGGAGGCCCTGGCCGGCGGGCCGGGCATCGCCCGGCGGGCGCGGCTGGCGGCCGAGGCAGGGCGGGCGCCTCGGGTGGCCTCGTTCCTGCAGGAGCACGACGAGCTCACGTCGGTGGATGTGGGGCACCTGGCCGCACAGGGCGATCCCGGAGCCGTGGAGGTCATCCGGGAGACGGGGCGCCTGGTGGGCCGGGTCATGGCCTCTTTGGTGAACGTGCTCAACCCCTCGCTGGTCGTCATCGGCGGCGGCGTCGCCCAGATCGGCGACGTGCTCCTGGCCTCCATCCGGGAGGCGGTCTACCGGCGGTCGCTGCCGCTGGCCACCCGCCACCTGCGGATCGAGCGCTCCGCCGTCGAGCCCCGGGCGGGCGTGCTGGGAGCG comes from the Limnochorda pilosa genome and includes:
- a CDS encoding ROK family transcriptional regulator, yielding MQNLELMGENLLRTVRPWGIRRAVLGGTNGADGLVAAHDRAATGLQHAIIQTLRREGPQSRADLARRLGVNRNNLADPLAALTAAGFVHEPNLAASTGGRKARLVELNARAGFIAAVDLGATSLDAAVTDLQLHILAERSEPVDVAQGPTLMLERATQMVRALLADLGLTPDRLLGVGMGVPGPVDYRLGRTVSPPIMPGWNQFPIKDHLAEAFGCPAYVDNDVNIMALGEQFAGLGRGAESFIFVKLGTGIGAGIVLGGRIYRGSDGCAGDIGHMAVDGSDVLCRCGNVGCLEALAGGPGIARRARLAAEAGRAPRVASFLQEHDELTSVDVGHLAAQGDPGAVEVIRETGRLVGRVMASLVNVLNPSLVVIGGGVAQIGDVLLASIREAVYRRSLPLATRHLRIERSAVEPRAGVLGAAVMALDEVLSAEGLERSLRA